Proteins encoded within one genomic window of Triticum aestivum cultivar Chinese Spring chromosome 2D, IWGSC CS RefSeq v2.1, whole genome shotgun sequence:
- the LOC123052750 gene encoding putative casein kinase II subunit beta-4: protein MYKQGAAGGAGLDRKRISDALDKHLEKAAASPSTSRGSAGARGNHNRVVVPSSIPKGRCSEGESESDSEASDVSGSDGEDTSWISWYCNLRGNEFFCEVDDDYIQDDFNLCGLSSQVPYYDYALDLILDIESSHGDIFTEEQNELVESAAEMLYGLIHARYILTSKGLAAMLEKYKNYDFGRCPRVYCCGQPCLPVGQSDIHRSSTVKIYCPKCEDIYYPRSKYQGIEENCYFILMFPHLFLMTYDHLKPQKPSQRYVPRVFGFKLHKP from the exons ATGTATAAGCagggggcggccggaggggcgGGGCTGGACCGGAAGCGCATCAGCGACGCGCTCGATAAGCACCTGGAGAAGGCGGCCGCGTCACCCTCCACGTCGAGAGGCTCGGCGGGTGCCCGAGGCAACCACAACCGCGTCGTAGTGCCGTCCTCCATCCCCAAGGGCCGCTGCTCCGAAG GGGAGTCTGAATCTGACAGTGAAGCATCAGATGTTAGTGGCTCTGATGGAGAAGACACCTCATGGATTTCATGGTATTGCAACCTAAGAGGGAATGAGTTCTTCTGTGAAGTCGATGATGATTACATTCAAGATGACTTCAATCTTTGTGGGCTTAGCAGTCAAGTTCCATATTATGATTATGCTCTTGATCTCATTTTAGATATTGAGTCTTCCCATG GTGATATTTTCACAGAAGAACAAAATGAGCTAGTGGAATCAGCTGCTGAGATGTTGTATGGGCTAATTCATGCGCGATACATTCTGACCAGTAAAGGGTTGGCTGCTATG CTGGAGAAATACAAGAACTATGACTTTGGACGATGTCCACGGGTTTATTGCTGTGGCCAACCATGTCTACCAGTTGGACAATCGGATATTCACCGGTCTAGTACAGTGAAGATATACTGTCCTAAGTGCGAAGACATCTACTATCCACGGTCTAAATACCAAGGCA TTGAAGAAAATTGCTATTTT ATATTGATGTTTCCTCACCTGTTTCTGATGACGTACGATCACCTCAAGCCCCAGAAGCCCTCGCAGCGCTATGTTCCTCGCGTATTTGGCTTCAAGCTCCACAAGCCATGA